The DNA segment CTGATCAGGTAACGTTTGGCTAAGTACTGGGCCGTAGCAAGCTGCCCTTCGCGCAGGTAGCGCTGGAAGTCATGCATCATTACCCAAGGACGGCTGCCGTCGTTGATGCGCACTTCCAGGTTGATAGCAAAGGGGTCAAGAAAGATGCATACCGAGAGCAGGCTGCGGGCGTTGGACTCCATGGCAGGGACGGATGGGCAATTGCTAAATTGAATAGTTTTATCTACTACCAAATTTAGCAATTATTACCGCCATTGCAAGCTACCTGGGTACGCTCAGGGTCACCTTCACTAACGCCAGGGCCGTATCGCTCCAAGTTGGTAAACCACCCGGGGTTGGTTATCTACAGGTGGGGACGAGGCCAACTCAATAAAATAATTAGCAAAGGCGGGCTTAACTTTGCGCCATGAAGGCACCTTTGTTCCGGGTTGGGCAGGAAGTGATTTGCACGAACGATGACTTCACCCTGCTGCTTGCGCAGAACCCCAACATCCAAACGCCCAAGCGCGGGCCGATCTACCTCGTGCGCGAGCTCTACGATACCCACCGCGGCTACGGCCTCACCCTCGAGGGCCTCCACAACGCGGCGGTAGCGCCGGGCTTCCCGGAAGCCAACTTCCACGAGTCACGCTTTGCGCCCGTGCCGCCGCTGGAGCAGGTCGACATCAGCGCCGCCCTCGAAGAGTGCGTGCCCGCGTAAGCCGCACCACCCTGGACCTGACCAAGAGGCGTTGCCAGGCGGAGGGTGGAGTTCCACCCATCAAGCTGCTGCGGCATCCTGCCGGTATGGACAGTGGTCCATTGATCCAATGGCTTACCTGCACGCCTTGCCAGGCCAGCTGACTTAGCCACTTGCAAGCTTTAAACCGGGTTAGCGCGGGGTCCTGTTAACCGCCTCGCGTGTGCGTGCTCACCCGGTGGGCCGGGCGGTTGGCCGGGTATTACCGCCGGACGGGCGGTGGAGAGTGCATCCTTCGGCAGCCCCATCGCTGCTGAACCTTACGGGCAGCTTAGGGCCGGAGGCCCGCACCCGCCGGGCCAGCCCTGCTGGTACCTGGCGTTGCGCTGTGCGTACAAGCGGAAACAGGGTCGGGGCTTTACCGCGCGGGCGCCCCACCTGCGCTCGGTGCGCAGCGGAGGCGAGCTTCGTGCCCGCGATGACCGGCGGGCTGAAAACCCCCGGCTGATAACTTTGCCTTTTCCAAGCTGCGGATGGCTTGGCGGTTTATTGCTCCGCTATGCTTTGTCTTCGTGTTGCGGCCCCGTGGCTGGCCTGCGTCCTGTTTTTGGCCTCGTGCTCCCGCTCACAGGAGCTACCCAGCCCCGCTGCCCCGCGGCTGAGCGGGCACCTCACGCTGGGCAACCCCTCGGGCGCCGTAACGGATGAACGACAACCGGCCAACTACCTGCTCGAGAAGCCGCAATACGCCCTGAGCTACCACCGCGACCGGGGCATTCCCAACTGGGTGAGCTGGCACCTGAGCAGCGAGTGGCTGGGCGCGGCCGCCCGCCAGGACGACTTCCGCCCCGACCCGGCGCTGCCCGCCGGCTGGTACCGTGCCGGCGCCGCCAGCTACCAGGGCTCGGGCTTTGACCGCGGGCACCAGTGCCCTTCGGCCGACCGTACCAAGTCCGTGGCGGACAACTCAGCCACGTTTCTGATGAGCAACATGGTGCCGCAGGCGCCAAACAACAACCAGCGCACCTGGGCCGCGCTCGAGG comes from the Hymenobacter sp. YIM 151858-1 genome and includes:
- a CDS encoding DNA/RNA non-specific endonuclease, with amino-acid sequence MLCLRVAAPWLACVLFLASCSRSQELPSPAAPRLSGHLTLGNPSGAVTDERQPANYLLEKPQYALSYHRDRGIPNWVSWHLSSEWLGAAARQDDFRPDPALPAGWYRAGAASYQGSGFDRGHQCPSADRTKSVADNSATFLMSNMVPQAPNNNQRTWAALEDYCRTLVGQGHELYIVCGAYGTGGTGSNGFASTIDQGRVTVPKRLWKVVVVLPVGDNDAARVSAGTRVIAVDTPNENAVGSSWGPYRTSVDAIEAATGYDLLAAVATTVQATVEARVDNGPTQ